In Musa acuminata AAA Group cultivar baxijiao chromosome BXJ2-8, Cavendish_Baxijiao_AAA, whole genome shotgun sequence, one genomic interval encodes:
- the LOC103975024 gene encoding oryzain alpha chain-like → MASAIIFLLLLAAAAIASAVPDLYMVTSGEGHSEQVSGRSEEEVRLLYLEWVAKHRPSRNALAEEASRFEVFKDNLRYIDAHNAAADRGEHAFRLGLNRFAALTNEEYRAKYLGVRAATSRRRRASSEGSNRYRLRDGDDLPDSIDWREKGAVVGVKDQGSCGSCWAFSTIAAVEGINQIMTGDLISLSEQELVDCDTYYNQGCNGGLMDYAFEFIINNGGIDTDEDYPYKARDGTCDTYRKNAHVVTIDSYEDVPVNDEKSLQKAVANQPVSVAIEAGGRTFQLYDSGIFTGSCGTALDHGVTAVGYGSKNGQDYWLVKNSWGEDWGEAGYIRMERNIASATGKCGIAMEASYPIKKGQNPPNPGPSPPSPVKPPTVCDNYYTCPESTTCCCVYEYGNYCFAWGCCPLEAATCCEDHYSCCPHDYPICNVQEGTCLMSKNSPLRVKASKRTPAIPYWAHSVSEGKRSSA, encoded by the exons atGGCTTCTGCTatcatcttccttctcctcttgGCCGCGGCGGCGATCGCCTCAGCTGTCCCCGACTTGTACATGGTGACCAGCGGGGAGGGCCACAGCGAGCAGGTGTCCGGGCGGAGCGAGGAAGAGGTGCGTCTGCTCTACCTGGAGTGGGTGGCCAAGCACCGGCCGTCCCGCAACGCGCTCGCGGAAGAGGCGAGCCGGTTCGAGGTGTTCAAGGACAACCTCCGCTACATCGACGCCCATAACGCGGCGGCCGACCGCGGGGAGCACGCCTTCCGCCTTGGCCTCAACCGGTTCGCCGCCCTGACCAACGAGGAGTACCGGGCCAAGTATCTAGGCGTCCGGGCCGCCACGTCCCGCCGGAGGAGGGCCTCATCGGAGGGCAGCAACCGGTACCGGCTGAGGGACGGCGATGATTTGCCTGATTCCATCGATTGGAGGGAGAAGGGCGCTGTTGTCGGCGTTAAAGATCAAGGCAGCTGCG GGAGCTGCTGGGCATTTTCAACGATTGCTGCTGTGGAAGGTATCAACCAGATCATGACTGGCGACCTGATCTCTCTGTCCGAGCAGGAATTGGTGGACTGTGACACCTACTACAACCAGGGCTGCAACGGGGGGCTCATGGATTATGCCTTTGAGTTCATCATCAACAATGGTGGTATCGACACCGATGAGGACTACCCATACAAGGCCCGAGATGGAACTTGCGATACTTACAGG AAAAATGCACATGTTGTGACAATTGACTCGTATGAGGATGTTCCGGTTAATGATGAGAAGTCTCTGCAAAAAGCAGTTGCTAACCAACCGGTTAGTGTTGCTATTGAAGCTGGTGGCCGGACATTCCAGCTTTATGACTCG GGAATATTCACCGGATCTTGTGGGACTGCACTAGATCATGGTGTGACTGCAGTAGGCTATGGCTCCAAGAATGGCCAGGACTACTGGCTTGTGAAGAACTCATGGGGTGAAGACTGGGGCGAGGCTGGATACATACGAATGGAACGTAATATTGCATCTGCCACTGGCAAGTGTGGTATTGCAATGGAGGCCTCATACCCCATTAAGAAGGGCCAGAACCCACCAAACCCTGGTCCATCTCCACCTTCCCCCGTTAAGCCACCCACCGTCTGTGATAACTACTACACCTGCCCAGAGAGTACCACATGCTGCTGCGTCTATGAGTACGGGAACTACTGCTTTGCATGGGGATGCTGTCCTCTTGAGGCTGCAACCTGCTGTGAAGATCATTACAGCTGCTGTCCTCATGACTACCCCATCTGCAATGTTCAGGAAGGAACCTGCCTAATG AGCAAGAACAGTCCACTTAGAGTGAAGGCTTCCAAACGCACTCCAGCAATTCCCTACTGGGCTCACTCTGTCTCGGAGGGCAAGAGGAGCAGCGCATAA